The Delphinus delphis chromosome 2, mDelDel1.2, whole genome shotgun sequence genome contains a region encoding:
- the FSCB gene encoding LOW QUALITY PROTEIN: fibrous sheath CABYR-binding protein (The sequence of the model RefSeq protein was modified relative to this genomic sequence to represent the inferred CDS: inserted 1 base in 1 codon; deleted 1 base in 1 codon; substituted 3 bases at 3 genomic stop codons) has protein sequence MEESDESDHPISAGRQEIXKRRXPSQPMVDKSQQTEVTEKKKHLPIPQSSGPKGTLSIGNIPGSKFNYECHRVSSQLQQTWTKRKHVHDMTDKSLQTETTAEEKEEEIKSVCETVVPEEKPAIGEAAPEFPESVQEVEIPPANRHSVQLKTDRSQQTSCTGDWTMMNIPXKEKKKTKEKVDKEEQTNFSESEIVVIGWPSNPFSKSKEGAQKXQSSGKIFVTEHPEFQPTTSNNEEIRQQSINRVLSIPPTKNDAPVLLEDGKDVPAEVQSPAAEESSAEVQLPLAEEITAEEVSAEVQPPAAEEAPVEVQPSPTEEPPGDEVPAKVEPTSAEETLLKEPPAEVQPSAAEDAPTQEVPELQISPAVESPAEEAPAETESPPAEVAPAELQSLPAEEAPAEKSSANIRSPPTEETSAEEVPEEVQSLPAEDTPAEEVSTKVQSPPAERTLAEEAAAELQPLPAEEASAEEAPAEFQLPSTEETTSEMFSVDKQSSLAEESFITQISVKETSAEVLLPPSEQTPADEALVENVSRVYQSPQAADVLVVKLGSGVLEDKPKSEEPLEWDTVPEDSSDTKNEEISIKIKGVHIELE, from the exons ATGGAAGAAAGTGATGAATCTGATCACCCTATCTCAGCAGGGAGGCAAGAAATTTGAAAGAGAAGATGACCCAGCCAACCAATGGTAGATAAATCCCAGCAGACTGAagtgacagagaaaaagaaacacttgcCTATACCACAATCATCTGGCCCCAAAGGTACCCTTAGTATTGGTAATATTCCTGGGAGCAAATTCAACTATGAATGTCATAGAGTATCTTCTCAACTTCAGCAAACTTGGACAAAGAGAAAGCATGTAcatgatatgactgataaatcTCTGCAGACAGAAACTActgcagaagagaaagaagaagaaatcaagTCAGTTTGTGAAACAGTGGTACCTGAAGAAAAGCCAGCTATTGGAGAAGCAGCCCCTGAATTTCCAGAGAGTGTTCAGGAAGTAGAAATTCCACCA GCAAACAGACACTCAGTTCAACTCAAAACAGACAGATCCCAGCAGACCAGTTGTACTGGAGACTGGACAATGATGAacattccttaaaaagaaaaa aaaaaaacaaaagaaaaagtagacaagGAAGAGCAGACAAACTTTAGTGAATCAGAAATAGTGGTTATTGGCTGGCCAAGTAATCCGTTTTCAAAGTCAAAGGAAGGTGCACAGA CACAATCCTCAGGGAAGATTTTTGTTACTGAACATCCTGAATTTCAACCCACAACAAGTAACAACGAAGAAATTAGGCAGCAAAGTATTAACAGAGTTTTATCTATTCCACCAACGAAAAATGATGCTCCAGTACTTTTAGAAGATGGGAAAGATGTTCCAGCTGAAGTACAGTCTCCCGCTGCAGAAGAGAGCTCTGCTGAAGTGCAACTTCCACTAGCTGAGGAGATTACTGCAGAAGAGGTTTCTGCTGAAGTTCAGCCTCCAGCAGCTGAAGAGGCTCCTGTTGAAGTACAGCCTTCCCCAACAGAAGAGCCTCCTGGAGATGAGGTTCCTGCTAAAGTAGAGCCCACCTCAGCTGAAGAGACTCTTTTAAAAGAGCCTCCTGCTGAAGTTCAGCCTTCAGCAGCTGAAGACGCTCCTACACAAGAGGTCCCAGAACTTCAAATTTCACCAGCTGTGGAGTCCCCTGCAGAAGAGGCCCCAGCTGAAACTGAGTCTCCTCCAGCTGAGGTGGCCCCTGCTGAGCTTCAGTCTCTACCAGCTGAGGAGGCCCCTGCAGAGAAGTCCTCTGCCAACATTCGGTCTCCACCCACTGAGGAGACTTCTGCAgaagaggtcccagaagaagttCAGTCTCTGCCAGCTGAGGACACCCCTGCAGAAGAGGTTTCCACCAAAGTTCAGTCTCCACCAGCTGAGAGGACCCTTGCAGAAGAGGCTGCAGCTGAACTTCAACCTCTACCAGCAGAGGAGGCTTCTGCAGAGGAGGCCCCTGCTGAATTTCAGCTTCCATCAACTGAAGAAACTACTTCGGAAATGTTCTCTGTTGACAAACAGTCTTCACTAGCTGAAGAGTCCTTTATTACACAAATCTCTGTAAAAGAAACCTCTGCTGAAGTTCTGCTTCCACCATCTGAGCAAACACCTGCAGATGAAGCTCTGGTAGAGAATGTGTCTAGGGTTTATCAGTCTCCCCAGGCAGCGGACGTCCTGGTGGTAAAATTAGGATCAGGGGTTTTGGAAGATAAGCCAAAATCTGAAGAGCCTTTAGAATGGGATACAGTTCCTGAAGATTCATCTGACACCAAGAATGAAGAGATTTCGATTAAAATAAAGGGTGTCCATATAGAACTGGAATAG